A genomic region of Lycorma delicatula isolate Av1 chromosome 4, ASM4794821v1, whole genome shotgun sequence contains the following coding sequences:
- the Ppcdc gene encoding phosphopantothenoylcysteine decarboxylase gives MNKKNLLICCTGSVATIKLPQLITYIEEKVSENEQLNLILSIQVVMTKSAIHFCSKDEIQSHVKVNIDENEWEMWNKRGDPVLHIELSKWADVILIAPLDANTLAKIATGICDNLLTCTIRAWDITKPLIFCPAMNTKMWNHPITKVQISTLLSWGYKEVKCISKTLMCGDTGIGAMAEISTIGNFVIKELTINL, from the exons atgaataaaaaaaacttattgattTGTTGTACTGGAAGCGTTGCAACTATAAAATTACCACAATTAATCACATATATTGAAGAAAAAGTAAGTGAAAATGAACAGCTTAATTTAATACTATCAATTCAAGTTGTTATGACAAAAAGTGCTATTCATTTTTGTTCAAAAGATGAAATACAAAGTCATGTAAAAGTAAACATAGATGAAAATGAATGGGAAATGTGGAATAAGCGAGGCGATCCTGTTCTGCATATAGAATTATCAAAATGGGCAGATGTTATTTTAATTGCACCTCTAGATGCAAACACGTTAGCAAAAATTGCCACT GGTATATGTGATAATCTACTAACCTGCACAATAAGAGCGTGGGATATAACAAAGCCATTGATATTTTGTCCAGCAATGAACACAAAAATGTGGAATCACCCTATTACCAAAGTGCAAATATCTACTTTGTTATCCTGGGGATATAAAGAAGTGAAGTGTATCTCAAAAACATTAATGTGTGGTGATACAGGAATAGGTGCTATGGCTGAAATTTCAACAATAGGAAACTTTGTTATAAAGGAActcacaataaatttataa